DNA from Balaenoptera ricei isolate mBalRic1 chromosome 6, mBalRic1.hap2, whole genome shotgun sequence:
ataaaaataatctttgaTGTTTTCAATGAAGATGAGCTCCCCTAGAGAAAAGACCTCTGAGTTTTGGGGAGTGTGGGGAAGCAGATGGCAGCCCAGGTGGGCTAGTCTGGGGACAAGTGTTTGAAGCGTCTTCTCATGCTGCAATTGAACCTACGCTGATGACACAGAATGAAACAGAGCACCACTTCTGCCCTACACTTGCATGTCTTTTTTGAAAATCAGGCAAACCTCCCCCTTAAACTTGAGGAGTTGAAGTTCCAATTGATATTCTTTCAGGGACACTTAGGAATAGTTCTGAATCTTTAAAAGGCCACAGATTCATTGAGGTTTTAGTAAAAGCTATGGATCTTtccctagaaaaatgaaaatgagtgaGTGTATAGAAACAAGACATAATTCTGAAACAAAAAGTCAGAGGCCTCCTGGGTACTAGTTATTTTTCACAGTGAAGACATGGTTGGTGATTTTATATATTCAGTTGGAGATTTTTGCTGCTGCTTTCTTAAATTCTCTTGAGATTTTGTTGTTTTGGTGAAACAGTGTTGACGCAGAGTTAGGGTTGCTAagttctgttttctaatttcatcacCGCCTTTTGTGATTCTACCCTATGTTATATTTTGGGGGGAACAGGAGAACGTCTTGGGTTGGAGCAGTGTTCTCATAAACTGGTAAAGAACACAAATTCTGCAGTATAATGGAATTATTCTGCCTTTTCTTGTTCATTTAAGTGAGATAGAGggagtattttaatattttaagaatattttaaagtattgccTTTCTTTTTTGATAGAAAGCctttaatagaatttttaaaagattttaaagtaacaaattggctttattcctctttttccgAATAAGAACAAGAGCCAAATGTATTTCAGCCTGTTTCCAGGTAAGATGTGAAATGACATGAAAAGTATGTTCAGAATGAAAATCTATTTCAGAAGGCAACAGCCATGAGGAGACAGGCAGAGGGGAAGATGAGGGCAAGACCAATGCCAAGATTCAAGTCAGTGCAGGTAAACTGAGAACTTGATCTGAGCATCTAATCTTGAAAGGATGCAATATTTGAGATGGCTCTTTTGATCTCAGGCAGTGAAATAAAACACTTTCAGCAGACCCAACTGAGGTCAAAGTTGAATTTCCTTGTTGAAGAGGGGGACAAATATTGCTGCCATTAAATctattaaagaatattaaaagttagccacatttaaagataaatattagATACAAGGGTAATATATAGAATCACACACAAATTAGTGTCATGGTGTAATTCCAAATGTCATCACTTTGGCTCAGGATCTTGATACAGGATGTTGGCCATACTTAGTGACAGATTTGATAGAGTGAAAGTAAAAAGATACCTGTAAACAAATGAAGTCAGAATATGACACCATCTTTCTAGAAATTGAATATGTAGATGGGGTGACTTCTCTGTAAATCTGTGAAAGTTTTCCATATTTGtacctttgttttctctctctttcactttctctctctctctccccctctctgtaTATCTCTCTGTCACTTTgtctctgtatgtatgtatatatatgtgtatatgtatatatgtaaatcctATAATTAATCAAGGGTTACTCCTATATTTTTGCTTGAATATATCCATATCTGTATCAGTCATTGGCCACAATTTATATGCTGTTTGAAAAAGAGATATCTCTCTTTTCCACCCTGTTCTTAtctaataatatctacctctaaCTCAGTTTGAATATTACTGCAGTTATGAAGCCATTTGGACACTTGACATTATTTCTCTGAGTGACAATAACTTTTGTATCAGTTAAGATATTCTTGGCTATGAGAAACAGAAGCCCAGTTTGAAGTTGCTCAAACAGGAAATCTATTATCTAACTCTTTATATGAAGTATAGAGTCAGGATGGTTCCAGGGTTGGTCGTTCAGAAGCTCAGCATCTTGAAGGATCTAGATTCTTTCCATGTTTCCACTTGGAAAATCCCAGTGTGTGGATGTTATCTCCTCAGATTTCAAGAAGACTATAGAATCTCCAAGCATCATATAGAGACTAAACAATACCCAGAAAATTATGTGCATTCAGGTGCatttatttggaaaatagaaattGAAGCTTCTCAAGTTTCTAGCCAGAATGGAGTCCAATGTCCATACCTAATCAAACTCTTGTAAGGAAAATAACACCACTGAACAGCTTATTACCACCTGAAGTTGGAGATGGGTCCCATCCCTTGGATATTCATCCATGTAAAATACGATTATTGGAACAAAGCTTTGCCAAGGAGGAagaagcaggtgtgtgtgtgtgtgtgtgtgtgtgtgtgtttgcactaTTTTTTTGAGTTTGTTAATTGTATGCTATCATACTTTATCGCTACTGCTTTTAAGTCGTACCTCTCTCTACCTTCTGTTCCATGACTTGTCTTGCCTCGACACCTGGATCTACCTGCTTGAGGGCAAGTGTCAATTCTGGTTTCTTTGTATCTCCCCGAAGCTCAGTGACTATCACATAGTAGGTTTAGGATAAAACACTTGTCTGTAGGAGCAACAGTGTCAATCTCTAGGATCACTGGTGTATGGGATAGTAATATTTGAAACTTCACTTCTTGAGACAGGTAAAGGAAAACATATGAGATAAGCTTGCATAGTTTAGACCGTACTTAGTAAACTGTGCCATCGGACTAGGAAATAAACTTTATTAATGCAATTTTTAGTTCTGCAAAATCTTTATTAAGTTTCAGTAGACATGCCTGGAGATTTCAGCCCTCGTTAAGTGGCAAGAGACTGGAGATCAGAAGTCACTTTAAACCTTAGTGCAAAAAAGGGATTTTAAAGCTGGAAAATGTTTCATGCTAGAAGATAGAATAGGgcccttacatttttaaaaatagtacagatTTTAGCTGAAGTAAATTGTAACAGTTGAGGGTTTGGGCCTCATTAAAAgaggttgtatttttatttatttattttcatgggcTATTCATGTCTTTTTATTACTTGATattttgccaaactgttttccaaagtgagttTGTAACAATTAACACTCCCACCCATAGTGTCTGAGACATCCTGTGCTTGCCAGCACATGGTCCTAtcagactttaaaaatgttttgccaaTCTAGGTGGCTATGTAGAAATATTGCCCTGATTACTCAAGAAATTgagtattattacttttataatttaaaataataaagaaatattagaTCAAGGCCAGGACATATAATATCACAGAGAGATTCTTACATATTTCCACCCATGTATGTGAAATGAGGTCTTCTTGCTACTGTCCATATTTGTTTGAACTTTCAAATTAAAATGAAGCTGCATCTATATGTTCTCTCTATGTGCATTCTAAAGATCCCGGCAAGGGGCTTAAACCATGGGGAGATGCACAAATGAAGGGGCCTGGCTTTGATGTAAAAATCTTTGACTGTTAGAGAAAAAAGGTAGCAGAGGTTCttgtgtggtccccagaccagctgcAGCCGCATCACTTGGGAGCTTGGTAGTGGAGGAAGAGAATCCAAAAATTTGCCCATGGGAATGGGGACAGAGAGAGGTATTTGCCACAGACGGGCCATCTTTGTGGGAGGAAGATAGatctaggggggaaaaaaaagacttcttgTGTTGGTTGATTTACTTCTGAGAAACTGGAGTTTccctagagattaaaaaaaaaagagtaaggtgCAAGTGTTGCAGCTTAAAATGAACAAGTTGAGAGTAGGGTCTGAAAATGGGTGGGTGAACAGCTGAAGGGTTGCCCTAATTtaaggaaaattacaaaaattgGTATCTGGAAAGCAGGAGAAGGCTTTTTAAGAAGCCAGTCCCTCTCTGTACTCTCACTCACCTTTCCAAACCAGGGACGTAACCTTCACCTTGTATTCATCTAGCCAAATGTGCGCCAGTCTGAGATTGTTATATACCAAGGCTTTTACAATTCCAGTGTGGTTTGCAACGTGTTGCTTATCAATATGTCCTACTCGAGAGCAGGGGAGTATAAAGAGTTGGCCTCCACACATCCAGATCCTTAGTGAAAGTTCCTAATGTTCTCCTCCCCAGAGATTCATGCCCTTGTGGTACTTTCCGATTGCATTAAAATAATGCCTATTTATAGCACAACTTCCTCCAGCCATTGCAGGTGATTGGATAGCTCTAGTGGGTCCTTCTGGTCCATCCATCTCATAAGAGAAAACACGATCCCGTTTAAATTGCAGATACCAGTTGAAAGCTCCCCTGACAACAGGAGAGGGCTGGTATTCCAGGGTCGTATAATCAATGGCATCTATCAGAGGACACACCTCCATGTGGGGGTCCGTGGCAATGGCATTCAGCAAGGGCTCCAGCCATACTTTATTCACCTTGCAATGGGTATCCAGGAGCATCAGAACGTCCCCTGAAGCACGTGATGCTCCAGTCAGCCTTGCTCGAATTGgtccctctctctttttgtttcttattaattTAACCTTTCCCCCAAAAATTTCCACATGGTAGACTAGTTTCTCTTTCAAATCATCAAATTCACTCATGTCATCTAccaaaataatttcttcaaaGATATGCTGTGGAGTGAGAGTCATGACACTGGACACTGTCCAAAACAAGACATTAAATTCTTCAttgtggaaacaaatgacaatgctGGCACGAGGTAGGTTGGATgggtactgcttttttttttttttaacatctttattggagtataattgctttacaatggtgtgttagtttctgctttacaacaaagtgaatcagctatacatacatatgtatatatccccatgtctactccctcttgcctctccctcccgccctccctatcctactcctctaggtggacacaaagcaccgaactgatctccctgtgctatgcggctgcttcccactagctatctattttacgtttggtagtgtatatacgtacatgccactccctcactttgtcccagctcacccttccccctccccgtatcctcaagtccattctctagtaggtctgtgtctttattcctgtcctgcccctaggttcttcatgcccattttttttttttttttagattctatatatatgtgttagcatacagtatttctttttctctttctgacttacagcactctgtatgacagactctaggtccatccacctcactgcaaataactcaatttcggtttattttatgactgagtaatattccattgtatatatgtgccacatcttctttatccattcatctgttgatggacagttaggttgcttccatgtcctggctattgtaaatagagctgcagtgaacattgtgatacatgactctttttgaatgatggttttctcagggtatatgcccagtagtgggattgctgggtcatatggtagttctatttttagttttttaaggaacctccatactgttctctatagtggctgtatcaatttacattcccaccaagagtgcagggGGGTTCCCTTTACtgtacaccctttccagcatttattgtttgtagatttttggatgatggccattcagactggtgtgagatgacacctcattgtagttttgatttgcatttctctaatgattaatgatgttgagcattctttcatgtgtttgttggcaatctgtatatcttctttggagaaatgtctatttaggtcttctacccatttttggattgggttatttgtttttttcatattgagctgcatgagacgcttgtaaattttgtagattaatcgtttgtcagttgcttcatttgcaaatattttctcccactctgagtgttgtcttttggtcttgtttatggtttcctttgctgtgcaaaagcttttaagtttcattaggtcccatttgtttatttttgttattatttccatttctctaggaggtggatcaaaaaggatcttgctgtgatttatgtcatagagtgtttggcctatgttttcctctaagagttttatagtctctttatagtttctttctttttctctccctcttcttctgagctgtgtggctgacagggtcttggtgcactggccaggtgtcaggcctgagcctctgaggtggggtagccgagttcaggacattgctccatcagagacctcccagccccatgtagtATCAAAGagagaaagctctcccagagatatccatctcaacgctaagacccagctctactcaacaaccagcaagctacagtgctggacaccctatgccaagcaactagcaagataggaacacaacaccactccttagcagagaggctgcctaaaatcgtaataaggtcacagataccccaaaacacaccagacgtggacctgcccatcagaaagacaagatccagcctcatccaccagaacacaggaactagtcccctccactaggaagcctacacaacccactgaaccaaccttagccactgggggcagacactaaaaactacgggaactatgaacctgcagcctgtcaaaaggagaccccaagcacagtaagttaagcaaaatgagaagacagagaaacacacaacagatgaaggagcaaggtaaaaactcaccagaccaaacaaatgaagaggaagtaggcagtctacctgaaaacgtattcagagaaatgatagtgaagacaatccaaaatcttggaaatagaatggagaaaatacaagaaacgtttaacaaggacctagaagaactaaagagcaaacaaacaatgatgaacaacacaataaatgaaatttaaaattctctagaaggaatcaatagaagaataaatgaggcagaagaacggataagtgacctggaagataaaatagtggaaataactaccacagagcagaagaaagaagaaagaatgaaaagaattgaggacagtctcagagacctctgggaaaacactaaacacaccaacattcgaattataggggttccagaagaaaaagagggaaaaagccACTGAGAATATACTTGAAGtgtttatagttgaaaacttctctaatatgggaaaggaaatagtcagtcagtccaggaagcacagagagtcccataaaggataaatccaaggtgaAACACGCCAAGacccatattaatcaaactatcgaaaattaaatacaaagaacaaatatgaaaagcagcaagggaaaagcaacaaataacatacaagagaatccccacaggttaacagctgatctttcagcagaaactctgcaaggcagaaggaagtggcaggacatatttaaagtgatgaaaggcaaaaacctacaaccaagatttcactacccagcaaggatctcattcagatttgacagagaaattaaaacctttacagccAAGCAAGtgttgagagaattcagcacctccaaaccacctctacaacaaatgctaaaggaacttctctatgcaggAAATCAAGAGAAGgataagacctacaataacaaacccaaaacaattaagaaaatggtaataggaacatacctattgataactaccttaaatgtaaatggattaaatgatccaaccagaagacacagattggctgaatggattcaaaaacaagacccatatatatgctgtctacaagagacccacttcagacctagggacacatacagactgaaagtgaggggatggaaaaagatattccatgcaaatggaaatcaaaagaaagctggagtagcaattctcatatcagacaaaatagactttaaaataaagagtattgcaagatacaaagaaggacactatgtaatgatcaagggatcaatccaagaagaaaatataacaaatataaatatttatgcacccaacataggagcacctcaatacataaggcaaatgctaacagccataaaaggggaaattgacggTAACAcaaaatagtaggggactttaacaccccacttaaccaaaggacagatcaaccaaaatgaaaataaataaacacaagctttaaatgacacattaatctacatggacttaattgatatttataggacattccatccaaaaacaacaggatacatatgataatctcaatagatgcagaaaaagctttcaaaaaaattcaccacctatttatgataaaaaaccctccagaacgtaggcataaagggaactttcctcaacatagtaaaggccatatatgagaaacccacagccaacatcattctcaatggtgaaaaactgaaaccatttctactaagatcaggaacaagacaaggttgcccactctcaccactgttattcaacatagttttggaagtgttagccacagcaatcagagaagaaaaagaaataaaacttatccaaatcagaaaagaggaagtaaaactgtcactgtttgcagatgacatgatacagtacatagagagtcctaaagatgctaccagaaaactactagagctaatcaatgaatttggtaaagtagcagggtacaaaattaatgcacagaaatctcctgcattcctatacactaatgacgaaaaatctgaaagagaaattaaggaaataatcccatttagcaatgcaacaaaaaagaataaaatacctaggaataaacctacctaaggagacagaagacctgtatgccgaaaagtataagacactgatgaaagaaattaaagatgatacaaacagatggagagatataccatgttcttggactggaagaatcaacattgtgaaaatgactgtactacctaaagcaatctacagattcaatgcaatccctgtcaaactaccaatggcatttttcacagaactagaacaaaaaatttcacaatttgtatagaaacacaaaagaccctgaatagccaaagcaatcttgagaaagaaaaacggagctggaggaatcaggctcccagacttcagactatactacaaagcttcagtaatcaagacggtatggtactgccacaaaaatagaaatgtagatcaatggtacaggatagaaagcccagagataaacccacacacatatgatcaccttatctttgacgaAGGAgtcaagaatgtacaatggagaaaagacaacctcttcaataagtggtgctgggaaaactagacagctgcatataaaagaatgaaattagaacactcccaaataccatacataaaaataaactcaaaatggattaaagacctaaatgtaaggccagagactataaaactcttagaggaaaacataggcagaacactctctgacataaatcacagcaagatcctttttgacccacctcctagagaaatgcaaataaaaacaaaaataaacaaatggaacctaatgaaacttaaaagcttttgcacagcaaaggaaaccataagcaagacaaaaagacaactctcagaatgggagaaaatatttgcagatgaagcaactgagaaaggattaaacTCCGaaatttacaagcatctcatgcagctcaatatcaaaataacaaacaacccaatccaaaactgggcagaaggcctaaatagacatttctccaaagaagatatacagattgccaacaaacacatgaaaggatgctcaacatcagtaatcattagagagatgcaaatcaaaactacaaagagtcatcacctcacactggtcagaatggccatcatcaaaatatttacaaacaataaatgctggagagggtgtggagaaaagggaaccctcttgcactgttggtgggaatgtaaattgatacagccactatggagaacagtatggaggttccttaaaaaactaaaaatagaactaccatatgacccagcaatc
Protein-coding regions in this window:
- the LOC132367608 gene encoding LOW QUALITY PROTEIN: inactive polypeptide N-acetylgalactosaminyltransferase-like protein 5 (The sequence of the model RefSeq protein was modified relative to this genomic sequence to represent the inferred CDS: substituted 1 base at 1 genomic stop codon) — protein: VKKKKKQYPSNLPRASIVICFHNEEFNVLFWTVSSVMTLTPQHIFEEIILVDDMSEFDDLKEKLVYHVEIFGGKVKLIRNKKREGPIRARLTGASRASGDVLMLLDTHCKVNKVWLEPLLNAIATDPHMEVCPLIDAIDYTTLEYQPSPVVRGAFNWYLQFKRDRVFSYEMDGPEGPTRAIQSPAMAGGSCAINRHYFNAIGKYHKGMNLWGGEHXELSLRIWMCGGQLFILPCSRVGHIDKQHVANHTGIVKALVYNNLRLAHIWLDEYKIYLPPTKMARLWQIPLSVPIPMGKFLDSLPPLPSSQVMRLQLSSAGQRPAFCIDPEAATDHEMDKVLALLNAALVSTKAFGELIAWQESDKMRTDSLRNKKLSPSALASVMQSG